From the Mesorhizobium koreense genome, the window CTGTCGACATTGACGCCCAGCAGCGCCGCCATCTTGGTATCCTGCTCGCAGGCGCGCTGCGCGCGTCCCAGCGGCGTCTTGATGATGAACAGCGTGAACACACCCATAAGGATAAGAGTTGTCCCGACGATGATGATCTGCATGTAGGACAATTGCACATTGATGCCGTCGGTCGGGCTGGCGCTGAATATCTTGATGCCGCCCGTGATCTGAGGCGGCAGCGGCTTGACGCGGGCGCCCTGCGTGACCTGCACGAAGTTCTGCAACGTGATCGACATGCCGATCGCGGTGATCAACGGCGCCAGCCGGAAGGAGCCACGCAACGGTCGGTAGGCGAGGCGCTCAACCGTCCAGCCCCATGCGGCGGTGAAAAGCATCGCCACGATCACGACGATCAGGAGCACCACGGGCAAGAAGGCGAAGCCGAATACGGTGGTCAGGATCAGGAAAGTGGCAAGTGCTACGAACGAACCGACCATGAAGATGTCGCCATGGGCGAAGTTGATCATGCCGATGATGCCATAGACCATCGTATAGCCGATCGCGATCAGCCCGTAGATCGATCCCAGTGTCAGCCCGTTGATAAGCTGCTGGACGAAATAGTGCATATGTTATCGGCTCCCCTGGAGCGTCGCATGGCGGCGCGCTCCTTTTGTCGTTCCCCTAGTCGTAGCTTCTCGCTTCCGGATTGCAACCGGCTTTTTCGCACCCCCAGCCGCATTTTTACGATGCCGGTTCAGAGTCGGCGATCATTTATCTTTGTCCCGTCCGTCCTCTGGACCAGCCGGAAGCTAGCATTGGCATAGCGCAATGTCCTTGCGTCGAATCCGGTTTCTCACAGCTTTCACCGAAGCCAATTCGGCCATGCTATCAATTTTTAGTGTTTCCTTGCGTGTCGGAAAAATCTGGAAACGGCGTCCCAATCCGTGCCCGGCGGATCAGGTGACGACGAAGCCATGCGCGAACGGATCGCGATCGTCGATGAAGATGGTATTCAGTCCCGTCATGCGGGCCCAGCCGCCGATCGAAGGGACGATGGCAGGCTTGTTCGCCACCGTGGTCTCGGCCTCGACGCGGCCCTTGAAGAGCGAGCCGATGATCGATTCATGGACGAAGCTGTCGCCGGCCTTCAGCCTGCCCTTGGCGTGAAGCTGCGCCATGCGCGCCGACGTGCCGGTGCCGCAGGGCGAGCGGTCGATCGCCTTGTCTCCGTAGAACACGGCGTTGCGCGCATCGGCCTCGCTGTTTGTCGGTTTTCCTGTCCATAATATGTGCGAGAGCCTGTTGATCTCCGGGTGCTCCGGATGGGCGAAGCTGTAGCTCTCGTTCAGCCGCTGGCGCAGCACCGGGCTCCAGGCGATGAGGTCGCCCGCCGAATGATCGGCCATGTCGCGGTAGTTCTCCTGCGGCTCGATGATGGCGTAGAAATTGCCGCCATAGGCGACGTCGACCTTCAGCGGCCCGAGGACCGGACACTCCACCGCAAGCTGTTCGGCGTAGAGGAAGGCCGGCACGTTGGTGATGCGCACTTCCTCCACATATTGGCTTTCCTGGCGGTATTCGGCGACCACCAGGCCCGCCGGAGTGTCGAGTCGCAACACGCCAGGTGTCTTCGGCTTCACCAGTCCGTTCTCGATCGCCATCGTTACCGTGCCGATAGTGCCGTGGCCGCACATCGGCAGGCAGCCGGAGGTCTCGATGAAGAGGATCGCGATGTCGCAATCCTCGCGCGTCGGCGGATAGAGGATCGAGCCCGACATGATGTCGTGGCCGCGCGGTTCGAACATGAGGCCGGTGCGGATCCAGTCATATTCGGCGAGGAAATGC encodes:
- a CDS encoding ABC transporter permease subunit; this encodes MHYFVQQLINGLTLGSIYGLIAIGYTMVYGIIGMINFAHGDIFMVGSFVALATFLILTTVFGFAFLPVVLLIVVIVAMLFTAAWGWTVERLAYRPLRGSFRLAPLITAIGMSITLQNFVQVTQGARVKPLPPQITGGIKIFSASPTDGINVQLSYMQIIIVGTTLILMGVFTLFIIKTPLGRAQRACEQDTKMAALLGVNVDRTISLTFVLGAALAAVAGLMFLLLYGVIDFYIGFLAGVKAFTAAVLGGIGSLPGAMLGGLAIGLIEVFWSAYFTVEYKDVAAFSILAIVLIFLPSGLLGRPEVEKV
- a CDS encoding 4-hydroxyproline epimerase; its protein translation is MARHSFFCIDGHTCGNPVRLVAGGGPQLQGSTMLERRAHFLAEYDWIRTGLMFEPRGHDIMSGSILYPPTREDCDIAILFIETSGCLPMCGHGTIGTVTMAIENGLVKPKTPGVLRLDTPAGLVVAEYRQESQYVEEVRITNVPAFLYAEQLAVECPVLGPLKVDVAYGGNFYAIIEPQENYRDMADHSAGDLIAWSPVLRQRLNESYSFAHPEHPEINRLSHILWTGKPTNSEADARNAVFYGDKAIDRSPCGTGTSARMAQLHAKGRLKAGDSFVHESIIGSLFKGRVEAETTVANKPAIVPSIGGWARMTGLNTIFIDDRDPFAHGFVVT